A region of Myxococcus stipitatus DSM 14675 DNA encodes the following proteins:
- a CDS encoding SMI1/KNR4 family protein: protein MTPSFDQLLDAVVREHYPHPPATELEIAAFEARAGWPLGPELRAFYLRCNGAELFAPLPEANYSILSLGEVQRARIRMRGTDDDSVSPGTWWVLVDCQDSDFILVDASGRAPYPMLDAFHETFPQVKQVAASFGEFLSRALTSRNRLYWLQKP from the coding sequence ATGACTCCATCGTTCGATCAACTGCTGGACGCCGTGGTGCGAGAGCACTACCCACACCCGCCCGCGACGGAGCTGGAGATTGCGGCGTTTGAGGCCCGCGCAGGCTGGCCCCTCGGCCCCGAATTGCGCGCCTTCTACTTGCGTTGCAACGGCGCCGAGTTGTTCGCTCCGCTCCCCGAGGCGAACTACTCCATCCTGTCGCTAGGCGAAGTGCAGCGCGCCCGGATTCGCATGCGCGGCACGGATGATGACTCCGTCAGTCCGGGAACATGGTGGGTGCTCGTGGACTGTCAAGACTCGGACTTCATTCTCGTGGACGCTTCAGGGCGAGCACCGTATCCAATGCTCGATGCGTTTCACGAAACGTTTCCGCAAGTGAAGCAGGTGGCTGCGTCCTTTGGGGAGTTCTTGTCGCGGGCGCTCACGAGCCGCAATCGCTTGTACTGGCTCCAGAAGCCATAG
- a CDS encoding NAD(P)-dependent alcohol dehydrogenase has product MATMRAACVERYGGPEVVQLREVEKPRPKQGELLIRVVNTTVNSADWRIRSLEVPRGYGTLMRLAMGFSKPRQPVLGSEISGVVEELGEGVEGFRVGDAVIAVAGMGMGAHAEFKVMSAAERVIAKPASLSFQEASALCFGGLTALHYLRARAKVKAGEKLLVIGASGAVGIAAIQLAREFGAEVTAVCSGGNAELVRSQGARHVIDYTREDLTARSEQYDVILDCVGSVEYGSVRPLLKQGGRLLRIVSSLAGQFTALFQGRLSGHRVISGVGTERTEDMRYLAELAAQGKYRPVIDSAFPLEGIRDAYTRVESKRKRGSVVLDVSPAPVHPRADGHIR; this is encoded by the coding sequence ATGGCCACGATGCGCGCCGCCTGTGTCGAACGGTATGGAGGCCCCGAGGTGGTTCAACTGCGCGAGGTCGAGAAGCCGAGACCGAAGCAGGGAGAGCTGCTCATCCGGGTGGTGAACACGACGGTGAACTCCGCGGACTGGCGCATCCGTTCCCTCGAGGTGCCGAGGGGCTATGGGACGTTGATGCGATTGGCCATGGGGTTCTCGAAGCCGAGGCAGCCGGTGTTGGGGTCGGAGATCTCAGGGGTGGTCGAGGAACTGGGGGAGGGAGTCGAGGGCTTCAGGGTGGGTGACGCGGTGATAGCGGTGGCCGGGATGGGGATGGGGGCGCATGCGGAGTTCAAGGTCATGTCCGCGGCGGAGCGGGTCATCGCCAAGCCCGCGTCCCTGAGCTTCCAGGAAGCGAGCGCGCTCTGCTTCGGAGGGCTGACCGCGCTGCACTATCTGCGAGCGAGGGCGAAGGTGAAGGCCGGGGAGAAGCTCCTGGTCATCGGAGCCTCGGGGGCGGTGGGAATCGCGGCCATCCAGCTCGCGCGGGAGTTCGGCGCGGAGGTGACGGCGGTGTGCAGCGGAGGGAACGCGGAGCTGGTGCGGTCACAGGGGGCACGGCACGTCATCGACTACACGCGAGAAGACCTCACGGCGCGGAGCGAGCAGTACGACGTGATTCTCGACTGCGTGGGGAGTGTTGAGTACGGGAGCGTGCGGCCGCTGTTGAAGCAGGGAGGGAGGCTGCTCCGAATCGTGTCGAGTCTCGCGGGACAGTTCACCGCCCTGTTCCAGGGCCGACTCTCCGGACACCGGGTCATCTCGGGAGTGGGCACGGAGCGCACCGAGGACATGCGCTACCTGGCGGAGCTGGCGGCACAGGGAAAGTACCGCCCGGTCATCGACAGCGCGTTTCCTCTTGAGGGAATCCGGGACGCGTACACACGCGTCGAGAGCAAGCGGAAGCGCGGGAGTGTCGTGCTCGACGTGAGCCCAGCTCCAGTCCATCCCCGCGCCGATGGGCACATTCGATGA
- a CDS encoding N-acetylmuramoyl-L-alanine amidase, translated as MVAPLQRSSQNSVVRPFSSEEPRPQPKPTPGLTPRPDTFEPSVAQLAPSPSPGKSPTPPPVKPPPAPLTPASTDPTNPTPAMVVRPSENFNDRPNGVQSIDSIVLHHTADPSDQSSLETLTGKPESFMGWLKDKYKDLTGRGDVSSHYLIGKDGTIYQLVADEKRAWHAGEGSLPGKPGDVNDRSIGIEIVNEGDGKDGYTEAQYKALEQLVPYLSKRYSIPSENLVGHKDVSDRKQDPSTNFDFDRIRTANDAWR; from the coding sequence ATGGTCGCTCCCCTTCAGCGGTCCTCGCAGAACTCGGTGGTGCGCCCCTTCTCGTCCGAGGAGCCGCGTCCCCAGCCCAAGCCGACGCCCGGACTGACGCCGCGGCCCGACACGTTCGAGCCCTCCGTCGCGCAGCTCGCGCCGTCGCCCAGCCCGGGCAAGTCGCCGACGCCGCCTCCGGTGAAGCCGCCGCCCGCGCCGCTGACGCCCGCGTCGACGGACCCCACCAACCCGACGCCGGCGATGGTCGTCCGCCCCTCCGAGAACTTCAATGACAGACCGAATGGCGTCCAGAGCATCGACTCCATCGTCCTGCACCACACCGCGGACCCGTCCGACCAGAGCAGCCTGGAGACGCTGACGGGCAAGCCCGAGTCCTTCATGGGCTGGCTCAAGGACAAGTACAAGGACCTCACCGGGCGCGGCGACGTGAGCTCGCACTACCTCATCGGCAAGGACGGCACCATCTACCAGCTCGTCGCCGACGAGAAGCGCGCGTGGCACGCGGGGGAGGGCTCCCTGCCCGGCAAGCCCGGCGATGTGAATGACCGCTCTATCGGCATTGAAATCGTCAACGAGGGAGACGGGAAGGACGGCTACACCGAGGCGCAGTACAAGGCGCTCGAGCAGCTCGTCCCCTATCTGTCCAAGCGCTACAGCATCCCCAGCGAGAACCTGGTCGGCCACAAGGACGTCAGTGACCGGAAGCAGGACCCCTCGACGAACTTCGACTTCGACCGCATCCGCACCGCGAACGACGCCTGGCGCTGA
- a CDS encoding type I-MYXAN CRISPR-associated endonuclease Cas4/Cas1 yields MSPRPVVVEPTLRVHSLHALAYCERLFYLEEVEEVRVADAAIFAGRRLHARLEQEGERVEVEVSSEVLGLHGKVDAVRERAGTLVVHEHKRGRHASGEGGPEAWPGDRLQVGAYALLVEECFPGTEVECRVRYHQTDTTVCFPLDERLRQDVVAAVARARLLRASGMRPPVTTEERKCARCSLAPVCLPEEERIGSGAERPRLFPEDDVRQVLHVTTAGSRVGRASDELVVTPPEGEGEPVRLPVRTVSALVSHGAVQVSSQVLALCVERDVGVHWFTSGGRYLGGLGGGGGNVQRRLRQFEALRQEAVCLGLARRLVAAKLEGQLRFLLRASRGDVAAREVMGSAVRDLSALLPGCAEAASLDVLPGLEGAGAARYFGALPYLLGDDVDPRLRFDGRNRRPPRDRFNAVLGFLYGLVHREVEAAIRSVGLDVAFGCFHQPRNSAGPLGLDVMEQFRVPLADMPLVASLNRRAWDAEADFEVTSDRLSKVGRAKAIELYERRKRETWKHNVLGYSLSYARLVELEVRLLEKEWTGTPGLFATFRLR; encoded by the coding sequence ATGAGTCCTCGACCTGTTGTGGTCGAGCCGACGCTGCGTGTCCATTCGCTGCATGCGCTCGCGTACTGCGAGCGGCTGTTCTACCTGGAGGAAGTCGAGGAGGTGCGGGTGGCGGATGCGGCCATCTTCGCCGGCAGACGCCTGCATGCGCGGCTGGAGCAAGAGGGCGAGCGGGTGGAGGTGGAGGTCTCCAGCGAGGTGTTGGGCCTGCATGGCAAGGTCGATGCCGTGCGCGAGCGCGCGGGGACCTTGGTGGTTCATGAGCACAAGCGCGGTCGACATGCGTCTGGGGAAGGTGGACCGGAGGCGTGGCCGGGAGATCGGCTTCAAGTCGGGGCGTATGCGCTGTTGGTGGAGGAGTGTTTTCCGGGGACCGAGGTGGAGTGCCGGGTCCGTTATCACCAGACAGATACGACGGTTTGCTTTCCATTGGATGAGCGGCTTCGCCAGGACGTGGTGGCGGCGGTTGCTCGGGCTCGGCTCTTGCGTGCCTCGGGGATGCGCCCTCCCGTGACGACGGAGGAGCGCAAGTGTGCTCGCTGCTCTTTGGCACCGGTGTGCCTGCCGGAGGAGGAGCGGATAGGGAGTGGAGCGGAGCGGCCTCGGTTGTTTCCGGAGGATGATGTTCGACAGGTCCTGCATGTGACGACGGCGGGGAGTCGGGTGGGGCGGGCCTCCGATGAGTTGGTGGTGACGCCGCCTGAAGGGGAGGGCGAGCCCGTGCGGCTCCCTGTGCGGACGGTGTCGGCGCTGGTCTCGCATGGCGCGGTGCAGGTCAGCTCGCAGGTGTTGGCGCTCTGCGTGGAGAGGGACGTGGGTGTGCACTGGTTCACCTCGGGAGGGCGTTACCTGGGGGGACTTGGTGGAGGGGGTGGAAATGTGCAGCGGCGGCTGCGCCAGTTCGAGGCGTTGCGCCAGGAGGCTGTGTGCCTGGGGTTGGCTCGGCGGCTGGTGGCCGCGAAGCTGGAGGGGCAGCTCCGGTTCCTGCTGCGAGCTTCTCGTGGGGATGTGGCGGCTCGCGAGGTGATGGGGTCGGCGGTGCGTGATTTGAGTGCGCTGTTGCCTGGCTGCGCGGAGGCGGCGTCACTCGACGTGCTGCCGGGCTTGGAGGGGGCCGGGGCCGCGCGCTACTTCGGGGCGCTGCCGTATCTGCTGGGGGATGATGTGGATCCTCGGCTGCGCTTCGATGGGCGGAACCGGCGTCCTCCGCGGGACAGGTTCAATGCGGTCCTCGGGTTTTTGTATGGGTTGGTGCACCGCGAGGTGGAGGCCGCGATTCGTTCGGTGGGGCTGGATGTGGCGTTTGGGTGCTTTCATCAGCCGAGGAACTCGGCGGGGCCGCTGGGATTGGATGTGATGGAGCAGTTCCGTGTGCCCCTGGCGGACATGCCGCTGGTGGCGTCGTTGAACCGTCGGGCATGGGATGCGGAGGCGGACTTCGAGGTGACGTCCGACAGGCTCAGCAAGGTGGGGCGCGCGAAGGCGATTGAGCTGTATGAGCGACGGAAGCGGGAGACGTGGAAGCACAACGTCCTGGGGTACTCACTCAGCTATGCGCGCCTGGTGGAGCTGGAGGTGCGGCTCCTGGAGAAGGAGTGGACGGGGACGCCGGGGCTGTTCGCGACGTTCCGCCTGAGGTGA
- a CDS encoding DUF2378 family protein, with product MTRALDTREPLVFPQSFEGLLRALGDQLDERCVGRLKQVGVDVKGKLAPAYPLEVWLGALKVAADTLAPQLPLEEGAAVVGRRFVEGFGSTLIGGALLTSVRLLGPERMLARMTRNLRTGTNYLEATLEPQGPGRYVLTCRPVVVAGFYVGLFLAGLEASGARHPSVQVVRRAGEEAVYDIAWT from the coding sequence ATGACGCGCGCCTTGGACACCCGCGAGCCGCTCGTCTTCCCCCAGAGTTTCGAAGGACTCCTCCGTGCGCTGGGAGACCAGCTCGATGAGCGCTGCGTGGGCCGGCTCAAGCAGGTCGGCGTCGACGTGAAGGGGAAGCTCGCCCCGGCCTATCCCTTGGAGGTGTGGCTGGGCGCGCTCAAGGTGGCCGCGGACACCCTGGCCCCGCAGCTCCCGCTGGAGGAGGGCGCCGCCGTCGTGGGCCGCCGCTTCGTGGAGGGCTTCGGCTCCACCCTCATCGGCGGGGCGCTGCTCACCTCCGTGCGACTGTTGGGTCCTGAACGGATGCTCGCGCGCATGACGCGCAACCTGCGCACCGGCACCAACTACCTGGAGGCCACGTTGGAGCCCCAGGGACCTGGACGGTATGTGCTCACCTGCCGGCCCGTGGTGGTGGCGGGCTTCTATGTCGGTCTCTTCCTCGCGGGGCTGGAGGCCAGCGGCGCGCGTCACCCCTCCGTGCAGGTCGTTCGTCGAGCGGGCGAGGAAGCCGTGTACGACATCGCCTGGACCTGA
- a CDS encoding TetR/AcrR family transcriptional regulator, whose protein sequence is MKRNAGGRAAKRLPVTRERIFAAARTLADRSGIEAVTMRAVASRLDVEAMSLYKHVRNKDDLLDGLIELVMQELEPPPVSADWRSGLRLRARSMRTVLLRHRWASMLIESRTTPTPARLRHHEASLHLLRDAGFSVELAYNAILSLDSYIYGFVAQEVWWPFEPDERPELGASLAPHISPSEYPHLLEMISFVMGRAAKKEGRASSTAAGYQADFDFGLELLIDGLARSALSQKKR, encoded by the coding sequence TTGAAGAGAAACGCAGGAGGTCGTGCCGCGAAGCGGCTCCCCGTCACCCGCGAGAGAATCTTCGCCGCCGCGCGCACCCTCGCGGACCGCTCCGGCATCGAGGCCGTCACCATGCGTGCCGTGGCCTCACGCCTCGACGTGGAGGCGATGTCCCTCTACAAGCACGTGCGCAACAAGGACGACCTGCTGGATGGGCTCATCGAGCTCGTGATGCAGGAGCTCGAACCCCCTCCTGTCTCCGCCGACTGGCGCTCGGGCCTCCGGCTCCGCGCGCGCAGCATGCGCACCGTCCTCCTCCGACACCGCTGGGCCTCCATGCTCATCGAGTCCCGCACGACGCCCACCCCCGCGAGGCTCCGGCACCACGAGGCCTCGCTGCACCTCCTGCGCGATGCCGGCTTCTCCGTGGAGCTCGCCTACAACGCCATCCTGTCGCTCGACAGCTACATCTACGGCTTCGTCGCCCAGGAAGTCTGGTGGCCCTTCGAGCCCGATGAGCGCCCCGAGCTCGGCGCCTCGCTCGCTCCCCACATCAGCCCCTCCGAATACCCTCACCTCCTCGAGATGATCTCCTTCGTCATGGGCCGCGCCGCGAAGAAGGAGGGGAGGGCCAGCAGCACCGCCGCGGGCTACCAGGCCGACTTCGACTTCGGACTCGAGCTCCTCATCGACGGACTCGCTCGCTCGGCGTTATCCCAGAAGAAGCGATAG
- a CDS encoding serine/threonine-protein kinase, with translation MRPIPLDATQPRYEDPARRLVEAEVVGGRYRIVDFLGRGGAGTVWRAQDLLSGPVAIKRLNKTVEDLVKAPPGENTPSSAARHELALSLAHEFQTLASVRHPHVISVLDYGFDAEHRPYLAMDLLEDARHLVQAGSNQPLDVQVDLLVQTLQALAYLHRRGIIHRDLKPANVLVARGQVKVLDFGLAVGREQVHRAQPGGTPGYLAPELFEEQPPSEVTDLFSVGAMACQMIFGRLPFDGRAPSAPPGFPAELHSVLERLVSKDARRRPRGADEVIAALCSATRRAVPSESVTTRESFLQAARYVGRARELSLLTSVLDAALLGRGGGLLVGGESGVGKSRLLDELRPLALVRGAVVLRGQAVAAGGSPYQEWRPVLRWLSILTPLDDREASVLKPLVPDLEALLGRPVPDPAELGAEMAQTRLLQVVEDIFARLTQPTVVLLEDLHWAHAESLLLLSRLATRATGLPLLLLGSFRDDEAPMLPAQLPGMDVLRLPRLDAGEIAVLSESMIGPAGARPHLVELLRRETEGNPFFLVEVARALAEEAGGLDRLGDMPLPERVFAGGVRRLVRRRLEKVSASSRDLLRVAAIVGRQVDVVLLKHAAPGVDVERWLSYCASAAVLDVSDGQWRFAHDKLREGVLEELAAAERPLLHRRVAEAMEVAYLMGPEPTAALCYHWGEAGDSTREAEYAQRAGEEALRVGACREALPFLMRALERVPPRDKLHQGHLEALLAEARFQLGELTAFRGHAERALKHFGWPVPTTRVGWALGTVVQVGLRLAQSARPDAYDVETEERRRVRRVAGRLLMRLTDAFIYAQEALPVLWSGLRMLNLCEPAGASSELARGYTNMAVVAGTVPVRPVAEAWVGRARDVAERVGNPADLAYVLCRNAVYATYMARWVEVEAWLERAIGIVDSVGDMRLAEECRALLTVVSCYQGKFQRGLPLMDWLESSARRRGALQTQHWALHYQAHIHLRLGDHEKARAALEQTVTWTESQGGLTDRIILDGTLALLRLREGDLSGARVAAEKALTKLVAGKSVAHFVYFGATAVAEVLLTLWEREGGQERSLVESARAACRAVEGFARVFPFAEPAARLWRGHEAWLSGDVARAYDSWRECVAVATAKGTAYEEGRARFELARHLPPGDPAKHLHLSRAVERFEEMDARDDLDRAMGLQSLEA, from the coding sequence ATGCGTCCAATCCCACTCGATGCGACACAGCCTCGCTATGAGGACCCCGCTCGGCGTCTCGTTGAAGCCGAGGTCGTGGGCGGTCGCTATCGCATCGTCGACTTCCTGGGGCGGGGCGGCGCCGGGACGGTGTGGCGGGCGCAGGACCTGCTGAGCGGGCCGGTCGCCATCAAGCGGCTGAACAAGACGGTGGAGGACCTGGTGAAGGCGCCGCCGGGTGAGAACACCCCGTCGTCCGCCGCGCGCCATGAGCTGGCGCTGTCCCTGGCTCACGAGTTCCAGACGCTGGCCTCGGTGAGACACCCGCATGTCATCAGCGTGCTGGACTACGGGTTCGACGCCGAGCACCGGCCGTACCTGGCCATGGACCTGCTGGAGGACGCGCGGCACCTGGTGCAGGCGGGCTCCAACCAGCCGCTGGACGTCCAGGTGGACCTGCTGGTGCAGACGCTCCAGGCGCTCGCGTACCTGCACCGCCGAGGCATCATCCACCGCGACCTCAAGCCCGCCAACGTGCTGGTGGCGCGCGGGCAGGTGAAGGTGCTCGACTTCGGGCTCGCGGTGGGACGGGAGCAGGTGCACCGCGCCCAGCCTGGGGGGACGCCGGGCTACCTGGCGCCGGAGCTCTTCGAGGAGCAGCCGCCCTCGGAAGTCACGGACCTCTTCAGCGTGGGGGCCATGGCGTGCCAGATGATCTTCGGGCGGCTGCCGTTCGATGGGAGGGCGCCGTCGGCTCCGCCGGGCTTCCCCGCCGAGCTGCACTCGGTGCTCGAGCGGCTGGTGTCGAAGGATGCGCGGCGGCGGCCTCGGGGCGCGGATGAGGTGATTGCGGCGCTGTGCTCCGCCACGCGCCGCGCGGTGCCCTCCGAGTCCGTCACCACGCGCGAGAGCTTCTTGCAGGCGGCGCGCTATGTGGGCCGCGCGCGGGAGTTGTCGCTCCTGACGTCCGTGCTGGACGCGGCGCTGCTGGGCCGGGGCGGTGGGTTGTTGGTGGGTGGGGAGAGCGGGGTGGGCAAGTCCCGCCTGCTCGACGAGCTGCGCCCGCTGGCGCTGGTGCGCGGCGCCGTGGTGCTGCGCGGACAAGCGGTGGCCGCCGGTGGCAGTCCGTATCAGGAGTGGCGCCCCGTGCTGCGGTGGCTGTCCATCCTCACGCCGCTGGATGACCGCGAGGCGAGTGTCCTCAAGCCGCTGGTGCCGGACCTGGAGGCGCTGCTGGGGCGCCCGGTGCCGGACCCCGCGGAGCTGGGCGCGGAGATGGCCCAGACGCGCCTGTTGCAGGTGGTGGAGGACATCTTCGCGCGGCTGACGCAGCCCACGGTGGTGTTGCTCGAGGACCTGCACTGGGCCCATGCGGAGTCGCTGCTGCTGCTGTCGCGACTGGCGACACGCGCCACCGGGTTGCCGTTGTTGCTGTTGGGCAGCTTCCGCGACGACGAGGCTCCCATGCTGCCGGCGCAGTTGCCGGGGATGGACGTGCTGCGGCTGCCTCGGCTGGACGCGGGGGAGATCGCCGTCCTCAGCGAGTCGATGATTGGACCGGCGGGGGCTCGGCCGCACCTGGTGGAGCTGCTGCGGCGGGAGACGGAGGGCAACCCGTTCTTCCTCGTCGAGGTGGCGCGCGCGCTGGCGGAAGAGGCGGGCGGGTTGGACCGGCTGGGGGACATGCCCCTGCCGGAGCGGGTGTTCGCCGGTGGCGTGCGGCGGCTGGTGCGGCGGCGGCTGGAGAAGGTGTCCGCGAGCTCTCGCGACCTGCTGCGCGTGGCCGCCATCGTCGGCCGGCAGGTGGACGTGGTGCTGCTCAAGCACGCGGCGCCCGGCGTGGATGTGGAGCGCTGGCTGTCGTACTGCGCGTCGGCGGCGGTGCTGGATGTCTCGGATGGGCAGTGGCGCTTCGCGCACGACAAGCTGCGCGAGGGCGTGCTGGAGGAGCTGGCCGCGGCGGAGCGTCCGCTGCTGCACCGCCGGGTGGCGGAGGCGATGGAGGTGGCGTACCTCATGGGCCCCGAGCCCACCGCCGCGCTCTGCTACCACTGGGGCGAGGCGGGCGACTCCACGCGCGAGGCCGAGTACGCGCAGCGCGCCGGTGAAGAGGCGCTGCGCGTCGGTGCCTGCCGTGAGGCGCTGCCCTTCCTGATGCGCGCGTTGGAGCGGGTGCCCCCGCGCGACAAGCTGCACCAGGGACATCTGGAGGCGCTGCTCGCGGAGGCGCGCTTCCAGTTGGGCGAGCTGACGGCGTTCCGAGGCCACGCGGAGCGGGCGCTGAAGCACTTCGGCTGGCCGGTGCCGACGACGCGCGTGGGCTGGGCGCTGGGCACGGTGGTGCAGGTGGGGCTGCGGCTGGCGCAGAGTGCCCGGCCGGATGCGTATGACGTGGAGACGGAGGAGCGGCGGCGGGTGCGGCGGGTGGCGGGCCGGCTGTTGATGCGGCTCACCGATGCGTTCATCTACGCGCAGGAGGCGCTGCCCGTGCTCTGGTCGGGCCTGCGCATGCTCAACCTGTGTGAGCCCGCGGGGGCTTCGTCGGAGCTGGCGCGCGGGTATACGAACATGGCCGTGGTGGCGGGCACCGTGCCCGTGCGCCCGGTGGCGGAGGCATGGGTGGGCCGGGCTCGGGACGTGGCCGAGCGCGTGGGCAACCCGGCGGACCTCGCCTATGTGCTGTGCCGCAACGCCGTGTACGCGACGTACATGGCGCGGTGGGTGGAGGTGGAGGCGTGGCTGGAGCGGGCCATCGGCATCGTCGACTCCGTGGGCGACATGCGATTGGCGGAGGAGTGCCGCGCGCTGCTGACGGTGGTGTCCTGCTACCAGGGGAAGTTCCAGCGGGGTCTGCCGCTGATGGATTGGTTGGAGAGCTCGGCGCGCAGGCGCGGGGCGCTCCAGACGCAGCACTGGGCGCTGCACTACCAGGCGCACATCCACTTGCGGTTGGGTGACCACGAGAAGGCGCGCGCCGCGCTGGAGCAGACGGTGACGTGGACGGAGTCGCAGGGTGGACTCACGGACCGCATCATCCTGGATGGCACGCTCGCGCTCCTTCGGCTGCGCGAGGGTGATTTGAGCGGTGCGCGTGTCGCGGCGGAGAAGGCGCTGACGAAGCTGGTGGCGGGCAAGTCCGTGGCGCACTTCGTCTACTTTGGCGCGACGGCGGTGGCGGAAGTGTTGCTCACGCTGTGGGAGCGCGAGGGCGGGCAGGAGCGCTCGTTGGTGGAGAGTGCTCGGGCGGCGTGCCGGGCGGTGGAGGGGTTCGCGCGGGTGTTCCCGTTCGCGGAGCCCGCGGCGCGGCTGTGGCGCGGGCATGAGGCGTGGTTGTCGGGGGACGTGGCGCGGGCCTACGACTCGTGGCGCGAGTGTGTCGCCGTGGCGACGGCGAAGGGCACGGCGTACGAGGAAGGACGCGCGCGCTTCGAGTTGGCGCGGCACCTGCCTCCGGGCGACCCGGCGAAGCACCTGCACCTGTCGCGGGCCGTGGAGCGCTTCGAGGAGATGGACGCGCGCGACGACCTGGACCGGGCGATGGGGCTTCAGAGCCTCGAGGCCTGA
- a CDS encoding exopolysaccharide biosynthesis protein: MSTPSPTVTSAPLPEPQSQLSATLRDLATRLPESLTVRELMQACGEQGLLLFCCILTFPFLLPVSIPGVSTVFGALIVFIGVGVMFNRGPWLPRKMMEKKLSRTSLLPALEKGASVFTKVDRLSKPRLLVLTHGASTNRFNGFMLFVAGVLLMAPFGLVPFSNTLPALAVLFFAIGILQRDGYAILMGHGMTVGTIAYFSVLIFGAIQGGKGLAGLIGR; this comes from the coding sequence ATGTCCACACCGTCGCCCACCGTGACCTCCGCGCCTCTGCCCGAACCCCAGTCCCAGCTGTCCGCCACGCTGCGCGACCTGGCCACCCGGCTCCCCGAGTCCCTCACGGTGCGCGAGCTGATGCAGGCCTGCGGCGAGCAGGGCCTGCTGCTCTTCTGTTGCATCCTCACCTTTCCCTTCCTCCTGCCCGTGTCGATTCCGGGGGTCTCCACGGTGTTCGGCGCGCTCATCGTCTTCATCGGCGTGGGCGTGATGTTCAACCGAGGGCCCTGGCTGCCGCGGAAGATGATGGAGAAGAAGCTGTCGCGCACCTCGCTCCTGCCCGCGCTGGAGAAGGGCGCCAGCGTCTTCACGAAGGTGGATCGGCTGAGCAAGCCCCGGCTGCTGGTGCTCACGCACGGGGCCAGCACCAACCGCTTCAACGGCTTCATGTTGTTCGTCGCGGGCGTGCTGTTGATGGCGCCGTTCGGCCTGGTGCCGTTCAGCAACACCCTGCCGGCGCTGGCGGTGCTGTTCTTCGCCATCGGCATCCTCCAGCGCGACGGCTACGCCATCCTGATGGGGCACGGGATGACGGTGGGGACCATCGCCTACTTCAGCGTCCTCATCTTCGGCGCCATCCAGGGCGGCAAGGGGCTGGCGGGCCTCATCGGCCGCTGA
- a CDS encoding SDR family oxidoreductase translates to MTQPSRLLFVAGATGATGRNVVKQALARDVPLVAHVRPKSADTEPAKSWPRKAVVELARGEPLAEAMKGSTTVLQLIGTMRKRFSAGDTYESSDIGTTRQLVEAAKRVGVDHLVLLSSMGAGRPVGAYLKAKAEAERLVRESGIPWTVVRPPAFEGEYHQPPALLGLLAKLPLLGGLRPIHIDQLAAVLLRVAEKRAPLNAVLEGDSLWSEVAATGV, encoded by the coding sequence ATGACGCAGCCATCCCGCCTTCTGTTCGTCGCCGGCGCCACGGGGGCGACAGGGCGCAACGTGGTGAAACAGGCCCTGGCGCGAGACGTGCCGCTGGTTGCGCACGTGCGCCCGAAGAGCGCGGACACGGAGCCGGCGAAGAGCTGGCCGCGCAAGGCGGTGGTGGAGCTGGCCCGTGGTGAGCCGCTCGCGGAGGCGATGAAGGGGAGCACCACGGTGCTCCAGCTCATCGGGACGATGCGCAAGCGCTTCTCGGCGGGAGACACGTACGAGTCGAGCGACATCGGCACGACGCGGCAGCTCGTGGAGGCGGCGAAGCGCGTGGGCGTGGACCACCTGGTGCTGCTCAGCTCCATGGGCGCGGGGCGGCCGGTGGGCGCCTACCTGAAGGCGAAGGCGGAGGCGGAGCGGCTGGTGCGCGAGAGCGGAATCCCGTGGACGGTGGTGCGTCCGCCCGCGTTCGAGGGCGAGTATCACCAGCCGCCCGCGCTCCTGGGGCTGCTCGCGAAGCTGCCGCTGCTGGGCGGCCTGCGCCCCATCCACATCGACCAGCTCGCCGCGGTGCTGCTGCGCGTGGCGGAGAAGCGCGCGCCGCTGAACGCGGTGCTCGAGGGCGACAGCCTGTGGAGCGAGGTCGCCGCGACGGGCGTGTGA
- the cas2 gene encoding CRISPR-associated endonuclease Cas2 — protein MAEPRRWYLITYDIRDPKRWRKVYALLKGYGEWLQLSVFRCLLTDRDREQLRWELARRMDPVDTLLVIGLCGGCVERVRAINPGEDWPEEPPPFRVL, from the coding sequence ATGGCCGAGCCGAGGCGGTGGTACTTGATTACCTATGACATCCGGGACCCGAAGCGATGGCGCAAGGTGTATGCGTTGTTGAAGGGGTACGGGGAGTGGTTGCAGCTCTCCGTGTTCCGGTGCTTGTTGACGGACCGGGACCGGGAGCAGCTCCGGTGGGAGCTGGCACGGCGGATGGACCCCGTGGATACCTTGTTGGTGATTGGGTTGTGCGGTGGCTGTGTGGAGCGGGTGCGGGCTATCAACCCCGGGGAGGACTGGCCGGAGGAGCCACCGCCGTTCCGCGTGCTGTGA